A window of the Nocardia sp. NBC_01329 genome harbors these coding sequences:
- the acnA gene encoding aconitate hydratase AcnA codes for MTKSIDTFGAQGNLEVGSNSYEIFRLSAVPGTEKLPYALKVLAENLLRTEDGANITADHIRALADWDPSAQPSIEIQFTPARVVMQDFTGVPCVVDLATMREAVSALGGDPEKVNPLSPAEMVIDHSLILDVFGRADAFERNVELEYERNGERYQFLRWGQGAFDDFKVVPPGTGIVHQVNIEYLARTVMVRNGQAYPDTCVGTDSHTTMVNGLGVLGWGVGGIEAEAAMLGQPVSMLIPRVVGFKLTGEIKPGVTATDVVLTVTDMLRKHGVVGKFVEFYGQGVAEVPLANRATLGNMSPEFGSTAAIFPIDEETVNYLRLTGRTDEQLALVEAYAKEQGMWHDPAAEPTYSEYLELDLSTVVPSIAGPKRPQDRIALSESKVAFRKDIHNYVEDQHPTPHSQLDEAVEESFPASDPATLSFADDGAVDVQSAALNSQGRPSKPVRVVTEERGEFILDHGAVAVAGITSCTNTSNPSVMIGAALLARNAVEKGLSSKPWVKTNMAPGSQVVTDYYEKAGLWPYLEKLGFYLGGYGCTTCIGNTGPLPEEISKAVNDNDLTVTAVLSGNRNFEGRISPDVKMNYLASPPLVIAYALAGTMDFDFENDALGTDPQGNPVFLKDIWPSAQEIDDTIKSAISQEMFTKSYADVFKGDERWRSLPTPEGNTFEWSDDSTYVRKPPYFDGMGMEPEAVADIKGARVLALLGDSVTTDHISPAGAIKPGTPAADYLDSHGVARKDYNSLGSRRGNHEVMIRGTFANIRLRNQLLDDVSGGYTRDFTQEGAPQAFIYDASQNYQKAGIPLVVLGGKEYGSGSSRDWAAKGTSLLGVRAVIVESFERIHRSNLIGMGVIPLQFPAGESAESLGLTGTEVFDIEGIEELNSGTTPATVHVTATKDDGSKIEFDAVVRIDTPGEADYYRNGGILQYVLRNMIRN; via the coding sequence GTGACGAAAAGTATCGATACTTTCGGCGCCCAGGGCAACCTCGAGGTCGGAAGCAACTCCTACGAGATCTTCCGGCTCTCGGCCGTACCCGGCACCGAGAAACTCCCGTACGCACTGAAAGTCCTCGCCGAGAATCTGCTGCGCACCGAGGACGGCGCGAACATCACCGCCGACCATATCCGTGCCCTGGCGGACTGGGACCCCAGCGCCCAGCCCAGTATCGAGATCCAGTTCACCCCGGCACGCGTGGTGATGCAGGACTTCACCGGCGTCCCATGTGTGGTCGACCTGGCCACCATGCGTGAGGCCGTCTCCGCCCTCGGCGGCGACCCGGAGAAGGTCAATCCGCTCTCCCCGGCCGAGATGGTCATCGACCACTCGCTCATCCTCGACGTTTTCGGCCGCGCCGACGCCTTCGAGCGCAATGTCGAACTCGAATACGAGCGCAACGGCGAGCGTTACCAGTTCCTGCGCTGGGGCCAGGGCGCGTTCGACGACTTCAAGGTCGTCCCCCCGGGCACCGGCATCGTGCACCAGGTCAATATCGAGTACCTGGCCCGCACCGTCATGGTCCGCAACGGGCAGGCCTACCCCGACACCTGTGTCGGCACCGACTCGCACACCACCATGGTCAACGGCCTGGGCGTACTGGGCTGGGGTGTCGGCGGTATCGAGGCCGAGGCCGCCATGCTGGGCCAGCCGGTCTCCATGCTGATCCCGCGTGTGGTCGGTTTCAAGCTCACCGGTGAGATCAAGCCGGGTGTCACCGCCACCGACGTGGTGCTCACCGTCACCGATATGCTGCGCAAGCACGGTGTGGTCGGCAAGTTCGTCGAGTTCTACGGTCAGGGCGTCGCCGAGGTGCCGCTGGCCAACCGCGCCACCCTGGGCAATATGAGCCCCGAGTTCGGTTCCACCGCGGCGATCTTCCCGATCGACGAGGAGACCGTCAACTACCTGCGCCTGACCGGCCGCACCGACGAACAGCTGGCGCTCGTCGAGGCCTACGCCAAGGAACAGGGTATGTGGCATGATCCGGCCGCCGAACCCACCTACTCGGAGTACCTCGAGCTGGACCTGAGCACCGTGGTGCCCTCCATCGCCGGCCCGAAGCGCCCGCAGGACCGTATCGCGCTGAGCGAGTCGAAGGTCGCCTTCCGCAAGGACATCCACAACTACGTGGAGGATCAGCACCCGACACCGCATTCCCAGCTGGACGAGGCGGTCGAGGAATCGTTCCCGGCCTCCGATCCGGCCACGCTGTCCTTCGCCGACGACGGCGCCGTCGATGTGCAGTCCGCGGCCCTCAACTCCCAGGGGCGGCCGTCCAAGCCGGTGCGGGTCGTCACCGAGGAGCGCGGTGAGTTCATCCTCGACCACGGCGCGGTCGCGGTCGCGGGTATCACCTCCTGCACCAACACCTCCAACCCGTCGGTCATGATCGGCGCGGCGCTGCTCGCCCGTAACGCGGTGGAGAAGGGCCTGTCCAGCAAGCCGTGGGTGAAGACCAATATGGCCCCGGGCTCGCAGGTCGTCACCGACTACTACGAGAAGGCCGGCCTGTGGCCGTACCTGGAGAAGCTCGGCTTCTACCTGGGTGGTTACGGCTGCACCACCTGCATCGGTAACACCGGTCCACTGCCGGAGGAGATCTCCAAGGCGGTCAACGACAACGACCTCACCGTCACCGCGGTGCTGTCCGGTAACCGCAACTTCGAGGGTCGCATCTCCCCCGATGTGAAGATGAACTACCTGGCCTCGCCGCCGCTGGTCATCGCCTACGCGCTCGCGGGCACCATGGACTTCGATTTCGAGAACGACGCGCTGGGCACCGATCCCCAGGGCAATCCGGTGTTCCTGAAGGACATCTGGCCCTCGGCCCAGGAGATCGACGACACCATCAAGTCGGCGATCAGCCAGGAGATGTTCACCAAGTCCTACGCCGATGTCTTCAAGGGCGACGAGCGGTGGCGCAGCCTGCCCACCCCGGAGGGCAACACCTTCGAGTGGAGCGACGATTCCACCTACGTCCGCAAGCCGCCCTATTTCGACGGTATGGGCATGGAGCCGGAGGCGGTCGCCGATATCAAGGGCGCGCGCGTACTGGCCCTGCTGGGCGATTCGGTCACCACCGACCACATCTCCCCCGCCGGTGCCATCAAACCGGGCACCCCGGCCGCCGACTACCTCGATTCGCACGGCGTGGCGCGCAAGGACTACAACTCCCTGGGCTCGCGGCGCGGTAACCACGAGGTCATGATCCGCGGCACCTTCGCCAACATCCGGCTGCGCAACCAACTCCTCGACGATGTCTCGGGTGGCTACACCCGCGACTTCACCCAGGAAGGCGCTCCGCAGGCGTTCATCTACGACGCCTCGCAGAACTACCAGAAGGCCGGTATCCCACTGGTCGTACTGGGTGGTAAGGAGTACGGTTCGGGCTCCTCGCGTGACTGGGCCGCCAAGGGCACCAGCCTGCTGGGTGTGCGGGCCGTGATCGTCGAATCGTTCGAACGCATCCACCGCTCGAACCTGATCGGTATGGGTGTGATCCCGCTGCAGTTCCCGGCGGGCGAATCGGCCGAATCGCTGGGCCTGACCGGTACCGAAGTCTTCGACATCGAGGGCATCGAGGAGCTCAACTCGGGCACCACACCGGCCACCGTGCACGTCACCGCGACCAAGGACGACGGCTCGAAGATCGAGTTCGACGCGGTGGTTCGCATCGACACCCCCGGTGAAGCCGATTACTACCGCAACGGCGGCATTCTGCAGTATGTCCTGCGGAATATGATCCGCAACTGA
- a CDS encoding Rv1476 family membrane protein: MTVTHTSAFSLRATKLPDGLDSKAMTEVRDDLADNSVAAPDGADQDDLAAIVDTAREQGIALSVVVIEGNPGHDSELRDLATQVAETEHGTVLVLSQDWVGTYSDSISRVRLELAEDHVRGVRPADSVDVKTQTFVDRVQHEGMIDPTTVTIVILLGFIATIAGLAWLKARSGVKAILPEDDSRASERVAG, translated from the coding sequence ATGACCGTCACCCACACCTCGGCCTTCTCCCTGAGGGCCACCAAGCTCCCGGACGGACTCGATTCGAAGGCCATGACCGAGGTCCGCGACGATCTCGCCGATAATTCGGTGGCCGCCCCCGACGGGGCGGACCAGGACGATCTGGCCGCCATCGTCGATACGGCGCGGGAGCAGGGGATCGCATTGAGCGTGGTGGTGATCGAAGGTAATCCCGGTCATGATTCGGAGCTGCGCGATCTGGCGACCCAGGTGGCCGAGACCGAACACGGCACGGTTCTGGTACTGAGCCAGGACTGGGTGGGAACCTACAGCGACAGCATCAGCCGGGTCCGTCTCGAACTGGCCGAAGATCATGTCCGCGGCGTTCGCCCGGCCGACTCGGTCGATGTGAAGACCCAGACGTTCGTCGACCGGGTTCAGCACGAAGGCATGATCGATCCGACCACGGTCACGATCGTGATCCTGCTCGGATTCATCGCCACCATCGCGGGGCTCGCCTGGCTCAAGGCACGCAGCGGCGTGAAAGCGATACTGCCCGAAGATGATTCGCGCGCCTCGGAGCGAGTGGCCGGATAA